The following coding sequences lie in one Variovorax terrae genomic window:
- the soxZ gene encoding thiosulfate oxidation carrier complex protein SoxZ — translation MSDPMRIRAQVQGDKTTVRVLVSHEMESGQRRDGAGKIIPAWFIQSISAVYDGKTVMSAQWGPAVAKNPFVQFSFKGGKAGDKVSVSWVDNRGDKRTDEAVIS, via the coding sequence ATGTCCGATCCGATGCGAATCCGTGCCCAGGTGCAGGGCGACAAGACCACCGTGCGCGTGCTGGTGAGCCACGAAATGGAAAGCGGCCAGCGCCGCGACGGCGCCGGCAAGATCATCCCGGCCTGGTTCATCCAGAGCATCAGCGCGGTGTATGACGGCAAGACCGTGATGAGCGCGCAATGGGGCCCGGCCGTGGCCAAGAACCCCTTTGTCCAGTTCAGCTTCAAGGGCGGCAAGGCCGGCGACAAGGTCAGCGTGAGCTGGGTGGACAATCGCGGCGACAAGCGCACCGACGAAGCCGTCATTTCCTGA
- the soxY gene encoding thiosulfate oxidation carrier protein SoxY, which yields MERREFMHKSSGATVLGLAAAAGLLPAAASAQNAPGWNKAAFETKSLNDAVKALGGSAAVESKDLVLQAPEIAENGNVVRIGAQSNIPGTTQVAFVIEKNPYALTAVFDIPAGTDASVATNVKMGQSSNVYALAKAGDKYYYAVKEVKVTLGGCGG from the coding sequence ATGGAACGTCGTGAATTCATGCACAAGAGCTCGGGCGCCACGGTGCTCGGGCTGGCCGCCGCCGCAGGCCTGCTGCCGGCCGCCGCCAGTGCGCAAAATGCCCCGGGCTGGAACAAGGCCGCATTCGAAACCAAGTCGCTCAATGACGCCGTCAAGGCGCTCGGCGGAAGCGCTGCGGTGGAAAGCAAGGACCTGGTGCTGCAGGCGCCGGAAATCGCCGAGAACGGCAACGTGGTGCGCATCGGCGCGCAAAGCAACATTCCCGGCACTACGCAGGTGGCCTTCGTCATCGAAAAGAACCCCTACGCGCTGACGGCGGTGTTCGACATCCCGGCCGGCACCGACGCCAGCGTGGCGACCAACGTCAAGATGGGCCAGTCGTCCAACGTCTATGCGCTGGCCAAGGCGGGCGACAAGTATTACTACGCCGTCAAAGAGGTCAAGGTGACGCTCGGCGGCTGCGGCGGTTGA
- a CDS encoding c-type cytochrome — MVMWPSMAQVAGYPGVGRAATPAELKAWDIDVRPDFKGLPPGQGSVRRGEQVWEAQCASCHGTFGESNDVFTPMVGYTTKKDIETGHVASLLPGGGAPTRTTLMKVSQLSTLWDYIRRAMPWTAPKSLTPDDVYAVTAYILNLGNVVPDDFTLSDRNIREVQQRLPNRNGVTTAHGLWPGTELGGTRKPDVQGSACMRGCNVPVSVASTIPDYARNAHGNLAEQSRSFGSTRGADTAPPAADKAKSGSNEPDVRASSTQLAMNTGASPLRQADVMPLLQQNACVACHGMDSKLVGPSFKEVAGKYGARADAVAYLAGKIRSGGQGAWGAIPMPPQSIGEADAKRLAQWLAQGAAP, encoded by the coding sequence ATGGTGATGTGGCCGTCCATGGCGCAGGTGGCCGGCTACCCAGGCGTCGGCCGCGCCGCCACACCGGCCGAGCTCAAGGCCTGGGACATCGATGTGCGGCCCGACTTCAAGGGCCTGCCGCCAGGGCAGGGCAGCGTCCGGCGCGGCGAGCAGGTCTGGGAGGCGCAATGCGCCTCCTGCCACGGCACGTTCGGCGAGAGCAACGACGTGTTCACGCCCATGGTCGGCTACACCACGAAGAAGGACATCGAGACCGGCCACGTGGCCAGCCTGCTGCCCGGCGGCGGCGCGCCGACGCGCACCACGCTGATGAAGGTGTCGCAGCTGTCCACGCTGTGGGACTACATCCGCCGCGCCATGCCCTGGACCGCGCCCAAGTCGCTGACGCCCGACGATGTCTATGCCGTGACGGCCTACATCCTGAACCTGGGCAATGTGGTGCCCGACGACTTCACGCTCAGCGACCGCAACATCCGCGAGGTGCAGCAGCGCCTGCCCAACCGCAACGGCGTGACCACGGCGCACGGCCTGTGGCCGGGCACGGAACTGGGCGGCACGCGCAAGCCCGATGTGCAGGGCTCGGCCTGCATGCGCGGCTGCAACGTCCCGGTCTCCGTGGCCAGCACCATCCCGGACTATGCGCGCAACGCGCACGGCAACCTGGCCGAGCAGTCCCGCAGCTTCGGCTCGACACGCGGCGCCGACACGGCGCCGCCGGCCGCCGATAAAGCGAAATCTGGCTCCAATGAGCCAGATGTCCGCGCCAGCTCGACGCAGCTTGCTATGAATACAGGAGCATCCCCGCTCCGGCAGGCCGACGTGATGCCGCTGCTGCAGCAGAACGCCTGCGTGGCCTGCCACGGCATGGACAGCAAGCTGGTCGGGCCTTCGTTCAAGGAAGTCGCGGGCAAATACGGCGCGCGTGCCGATGCCGTGGCCTACCTGGCGGGCAAGATCCGCTCGGGCGGGCAGGGCGCCTGGGGCGCCATTCCGATGCCGCCGCAGTCGATCGGCGAGGCCGATGCGAAGCGGCTGGCCCAGTGGCTGGCGCAAGGAGCCGCCCCGTGA
- the soxC gene encoding sulfite dehydrogenase, protein MSFNRSSSFLRRAPENFLSRDQIRDVHAGRRGFLAAALASAAGAAAAQANPAPASGGDPNILNLPDHSKSLGQAVAARGYGMPSAWEKNLQRRESPGLTRVRQASVSFCPLQGLFGIITPSGLHFERHHQGWWDIDPSTHRFMVNGSDEQMLKRPMVFTMDELMRLPSVSRIHFIECGANTGMEWGNVAVPTVQYTHGMLSCSEFTGVPLRLLLEMCGADFKRGKFVLAEGADGSSMTRTIPMSLVMNDEVLVAYGQNGEMLRPENGYPLRLVVPGVQGVSWVKYLRRIELGDMPYATKDETVHYVDLMPDGQHRQYTSIQEVKSVITSPSGGQMLLDKGFHNITGLAWSGRDKIRKVDVSVDGGRNWRPARLQTPVLSKCLTRFNIDWSWDGKPALLMSRAVDETGQIQPTYAELRKVRGTRGIYHNNAIQTWLVDESGEVKNVQLS, encoded by the coding sequence ATGTCGTTCAACCGTTCCAGTTCATTTTTGCGCCGCGCCCCGGAGAACTTTCTCAGCCGTGACCAGATCCGCGACGTCCATGCCGGGCGCCGCGGTTTCCTGGCCGCGGCGCTCGCCTCGGCGGCCGGCGCGGCGGCGGCTCAAGCCAACCCGGCCCCGGCCTCCGGCGGCGATCCCAACATCCTCAATCTGCCGGACCACAGCAAATCGCTGGGCCAGGCGGTGGCGGCGCGCGGCTATGGCATGCCCAGCGCCTGGGAGAAGAACCTGCAGCGCCGCGAGAGCCCGGGCCTCACGCGGGTGCGCCAGGCCAGCGTGAGCTTCTGCCCCTTGCAGGGGCTGTTCGGCATCATCACGCCCAGCGGGCTGCACTTCGAACGCCATCACCAGGGCTGGTGGGACATCGATCCGAGCACGCATCGCTTCATGGTCAACGGCTCGGACGAGCAGATGCTCAAGCGGCCCATGGTGTTCACCATGGATGAGCTGATGCGCCTGCCCAGCGTGAGCCGCATCCATTTCATCGAGTGCGGGGCCAACACCGGCATGGAATGGGGTAATGTGGCCGTGCCGACGGTGCAGTACACCCATGGCATGCTGAGCTGCAGCGAGTTCACGGGCGTGCCGCTGCGCCTGCTGCTGGAGATGTGCGGCGCCGACTTCAAGCGCGGCAAGTTTGTGCTGGCCGAGGGCGCCGACGGCTCCTCGATGACGCGCACCATCCCGATGAGCCTGGTCATGAACGACGAGGTGCTGGTGGCCTATGGCCAGAACGGCGAGATGCTGCGGCCCGAGAACGGCTACCCGCTGCGCCTGGTGGTGCCGGGCGTGCAGGGCGTGAGCTGGGTCAAGTACCTGCGCCGCATCGAGCTGGGCGACATGCCCTATGCCACCAAGGACGAGACCGTCCACTACGTGGACCTGATGCCCGACGGCCAGCATCGCCAGTACACCAGCATCCAGGAGGTGAAGAGCGTCATCACCTCGCCCAGCGGCGGGCAGATGCTGCTGGACAAGGGGTTCCACAACATCACGGGCCTGGCCTGGAGCGGGCGCGACAAGATCCGCAAGGTGGACGTGTCGGTGGACGGCGGGCGCAACTGGCGGCCGGCGCGGCTGCAGACGCCGGTGCTGTCCAAGTGCCTGACGCGGTTCAACATCGACTGGTCGTGGGACGGCAAGCCCGCGCTGCTGATGAGCCGCGCGGTGGACGAGACCGGGCAGATCCAGCCGACCTATGCCGAGCTGCGCAAGGTGCGCGGCACGCGCGGCATCTACCACAACAATGCGATCCAGACCTGGCTGGTGGATGAAAGCGGGGAGGTGAAGAATGTCCAGCTGTCCTGA
- a CDS encoding ArsR/SmtB family transcription factor: MAAAEEAESGRVFELAAELFGVLAAPMRLRILSALCDGERSVTQLLEKIDTTQPNLSQHLNVLYRTGVLAKRKEGAQVIYRVQSEKAVTLCRAVCTQIAIEVDEPLQLPVAERLVGRVVA; encoded by the coding sequence ATGGCTGCGGCTGAAGAAGCCGAATCGGGCCGCGTGTTCGAGCTGGCCGCCGAACTGTTTGGCGTCCTGGCTGCGCCGATGCGGCTGCGCATCCTGAGCGCGCTGTGCGACGGCGAGCGCTCGGTCACGCAGTTGCTGGAGAAGATCGACACCACGCAGCCCAATCTGTCGCAGCACCTCAACGTGCTGTACCGCACCGGCGTGCTGGCCAAGCGCAAGGAAGGCGCGCAGGTGATCTACCGGGTGCAGAGCGAGAAGGCCGTGACGCTGTGCCGGGCCGTCTGCACGCAGATCGCGATCGAGGTGGACGAGCCGCTGCAACTGCCGGTGGCCGAACGCCTGGTCGGGCGCGTGGTGGCCTGA